From a region of the Balaenoptera ricei isolate mBalRic1 chromosome 11, mBalRic1.hap2, whole genome shotgun sequence genome:
- the LOC132374512 gene encoding BOLA class I histocompatibility antigen, alpha chain BL3-7, with protein sequence MLVMAPRTLLLLLSGALALTETWAGSHSLRYFYTGVSRPGRGEPRFISVGYVDDTQFVRFDSDAPNPREEPRAPWVEQEGPEYWDRNTRIYKDTAQIYRVDLNTLRGYYNQSEAGSHTIQEMYGCDVGPDGRFLRGYSQDAYDGADYIALNEDLRSWTAADTAAQITKRKWEAAGAAEQLRNYLEGRCVEWLLRYLETGKDTLQRADPPKTHVTHHPISDRAVTLRCWALGFYPEEISLTWQRDGEDQTQDMELVETRPSGDGNFQKWAALVVPSGEEQRYTCHVQHEGLQEPLTLRWEPPQPTVPIMGLIVGLVLLVVTGAVVAGAVIWRKKHSGEKGGNYAQAASSDSAQGSDVSLTDPKGETLEGLDWERCWGRGDAPGGGDL encoded by the exons ATGCTGGTCATGGCGCCGCGAACCCTCCTCCTGCTGCTCTCGGGGGCCCTGGCCCTGACCGAGACCTGGGCGG GCTCCCACTCCCTGAGGTATTTCTACACCGGGGTGTCCCGGCCCGGCCGCGGGGAGCCCCGCTTCATCTCTGTCGGCTACGTGGACGACACGCAGTTCGTGCGGTTCGACAGCGACGCCCCGAATCCGAGGGAGGAGCCGCGGGCGCCGTGGGTGGAGCAGGAGGGGCCGGAGTATTGGGATCGGAACACGCGGATCTACAAGGACACCGCACAGATTTACCGAGTGGACCTGAACACCCTGCGCGGCTACTACAACCAGAGCGAGGCCG GGTCTCACACCATCCAGGAGATGTACGGCTGCGACGTGGGGCCGGACGGTCGCTTCCTCCGCGGGTACAGTCAGGACGCCTACGACGGCGCCGATTACATCGCCCTGAACGAGGACCTGCGCTCCTGGACCGCGGCCGACACGGCGGCTCAGATCACCAAGCGCAAGTGGGAGGCGGCcggtgctgcggagcaactcagGAACTACCTGGAGGGCAGGTGTGTGGAGTGGCTCCTCAGATACCTGGAGACCGGGAAGGACACGCTGCAGCGCGCAG ACCCTCCAAAGACACACGTGACCCATCACCCCATCTCTGACCGTGCGGTCACCCTGaggtgctgggccctgggcttcTACCCTGAGGAGATCTCACTGACCTGGCAGCGTGATGGGGAGGATCAGACCCAGGACATGGAGCTTGTGGAGACCAGGCCCTCAGGGGACGGAAACTTCCAGAAGTGGGCGGCCCTGGTGGTGCCTTCTGGAGAGGAGCAGAGATACACGTGCCATGTGCAGCACGAGGGGCTTCAGGAGCCCCTCACCCTGAGATGGG aacCTCCTCAGCCCACCGTCCCCATCATGGGCCTCATCGTTGGCCTGGTTCTCTTGGTGGTCACTGGAGCTGTGGTGGCTGGAGCTGTGATCTGGAGGAAGAAGCACTCAg GTGAAAAAGGAGGGAACTACGCTCAGGCTGCAA gcagtgacagtgcccagggcTCTGATGTGTCTCTCACGGATCCTAAAGGTGAGACCCTGGAGGGCCTAGACTGGGAGAGGTGTTGGGGCCGAGGGGATGCCCCGGGTGGTGGGGATCTTTGA